One genomic segment of Aminivibrio sp. includes these proteins:
- a CDS encoding replication-associated recombination protein A, protein MNSPGTNRWEVPLAERMRPKTLDEFTGQGHLLGPGAPLRKLLESNRTPSCILYGPPGVGKTTLVRLMASETGRDILEINAVSAKVSELRDLVAEASNLKAMRAGHAAIAFVDEIYHFNKSQQNALLPSVEKGDLILVGTTTENPWFEINKTLLSRMVVFQLNPLSEEELATLLKRALADRERGLGNLEIDAEEKALRRIASMAGGDARQALTRLEFIAASVAARGGTILTEEGVLSALPLAAVRFDKASEDHFAVISALIKSIRGSDPDAAVYWLARLLAGGENLRFICRRLLISAAEDVGLADPNALTVAAAAVQAVEMTGMPEARIILAEAVIYLAAAPKSNSAYLAVDGASKAIEKGDLQEVPFHLRPDGSGYVYPHDDPRHWVPQRYMDMQRRFYFPGTLGIEGQMASRLRKFWRRFSKEEDS, encoded by the coding sequence ATGAACTCCCCGGGTACAAACCGGTGGGAAGTCCCCCTTGCGGAACGGATGCGTCCGAAAACCCTCGACGAGTTTACGGGCCAGGGGCATCTTCTCGGACCGGGGGCGCCTCTCCGGAAGCTCCTGGAGTCAAACCGGACGCCGAGCTGCATTCTGTACGGCCCCCCCGGGGTTGGAAAGACGACCCTGGTCAGGCTCATGGCTTCGGAAACAGGAAGAGACATCCTGGAGATCAACGCCGTCTCGGCGAAAGTGTCGGAACTCCGTGACCTCGTAGCCGAGGCGTCCAACCTCAAGGCCATGAGAGCGGGTCACGCCGCTATCGCATTTGTGGACGAAATATACCACTTCAACAAGAGCCAGCAGAACGCCCTTCTGCCGTCGGTGGAGAAGGGAGACCTCATCCTCGTGGGCACCACCACTGAAAATCCGTGGTTTGAAATCAACAAGACCCTTCTTTCCAGGATGGTTGTTTTCCAGCTCAACCCCCTTTCGGAAGAGGAGCTCGCAACGCTGTTGAAACGGGCTCTTGCCGATCGGGAACGGGGGCTCGGGAACCTGGAAATCGACGCCGAGGAAAAAGCCTTGCGGCGGATTGCGTCCATGGCCGGGGGAGACGCCCGGCAGGCCCTCACCCGGCTTGAATTCATCGCCGCTTCCGTCGCGGCACGGGGCGGTACGATCCTTACCGAAGAAGGGGTGCTCTCCGCCCTTCCCCTGGCGGCAGTCCGGTTCGATAAGGCTTCCGAAGACCATTTCGCCGTAATTTCCGCCCTAATAAAAAGCATCAGAGGATCCGACCCCGATGCAGCCGTATACTGGCTGGCACGTCTGCTGGCCGGAGGGGAAAACCTCCGGTTCATTTGCAGGCGCCTTCTCATTTCCGCCGCTGAAGACGTGGGGCTCGCCGACCCGAATGCCCTCACTGTCGCGGCCGCCGCGGTCCAGGCCGTCGAAATGACAGGCATGCCCGAAGCCAGGATCATCCTCGCCGAGGCGGTCATCTATCTAGCCGCGGCTCCGAAGAGCAACAGCGCCTATCTTGCCGTCGACGGCGCATCCAAGGCCATCGAAAAAGGAGACCTCCAGGAAGTCCCTTTCCACCTGCGGCCCGACGGTTCGGGGTATGTCTACCCCCACGACGATCCCAGGCACTGGGTGCCCCAGAGGTACATGGACATGCAGCGCAGGTTCTATTTTCCTGGAACGCTTGGAATCGAGGGGCAAATGGCTTCCCGTCTGCGGAAATTCTGGAGACGGTTCAGCAAAGAAGAGGACTCCTAG
- a CDS encoding DUF2703 domain-containing protein — protein sequence MNKLIIRQYVPSGDSGASCAPCEETKTHLLSVIENLSPKLANLNIQPDLQVMEIHTITERNAGKLNFISFFSPETGIPEEKSIEEVLGVPVSYEMCEGCLLPDGTSFKTRTLGIEGREYQALPPGVLTDALIRVVFSTFESCGGGSCDTCAGCIQD from the coding sequence ATGAATAAACTGATAATACGACAGTACGTTCCGTCAGGGGATTCAGGGGCTTCCTGCGCTCCCTGCGAAGAAACAAAAACGCATCTTCTTTCCGTGATCGAAAATCTTTCGCCCAAGCTGGCGAACCTGAACATACAGCCGGATCTCCAGGTTATGGAGATCCACACTATAACGGAGAGAAACGCGGGGAAACTGAACTTTATTTCCTTCTTCTCGCCGGAAACGGGAATCCCAGAAGAAAAAAGCATCGAGGAAGTTCTCGGAGTTCCGGTAAGCTACGAAATGTGCGAGGGATGCCTCCTCCCGGACGGCACATCCTTCAAGACGCGAACCCTGGGGATTGAAGGCAGGGAGTATCAGGCTCTGCCCCCCGGAGTGCTGACCGACGCTCTCATCCGTGTGGTGTTTTCCACCTTTGAGAGCTGCGGAGGAGGAAGCTGCGATACCTGCGCGGGCTGCATACAGGACTGA
- a CDS encoding cob(I)yrinic acid a,c-diamide adenosyltransferase, with protein sequence MGDVWITTKGGDKGETSIGNGERIPKDHPRVETYGTLDECQAHIGMARSLCEYPEICERLCMLEQELGKLMGYIALYPGLSCPDIRMLEEITEKVGEVTGKNFHFVRPGDSTPGAALHVARTVARRAERAAVRLFRTGELAEDAYQYVNRLSDGIYALSLWYDHLEREKKGEPTTCP encoded by the coding sequence ATGGGAGATGTCTGGATCACCACAAAAGGAGGGGACAAGGGAGAAACGTCCATTGGAAACGGCGAGAGAATTCCGAAGGACCATCCGAGAGTGGAAACCTACGGGACTCTTGATGAATGCCAGGCACACATCGGAATGGCCCGGTCTTTGTGCGAATACCCCGAGATCTGCGAACGGCTGTGTATGCTCGAGCAGGAACTGGGGAAACTCATGGGATATATAGCCCTCTATCCGGGACTCTCCTGCCCGGATATCCGTATGCTGGAGGAAATTACTGAGAAGGTTGGGGAAGTGACGGGCAAGAATTTCCATTTTGTCCGGCCCGGCGATTCCACGCCAGGGGCAGCACTGCACGTGGCCCGGACCGTGGCGCGAAGGGCTGAGCGTGCGGCGGTGAGGCTTTTTCGGACAGGAGAGCTCGCGGAGGATGCGTATCAATATGTCAACCGCCTCTCGGACGGGATATACGCCCTCTCCCTGTGGTACGACCACCTGGAACGGGAGAAAAAAGGAGAACCAACGACCTGTCCGTAA
- a CDS encoding YdcF family protein: protein MTFTYFLYKAIGAFLTLPGVFVTGALLGGLFFYRKSERKGVSPSSFAFFFAFFLYVFSIPLTARFFLIPLEEPYPLEINGAEGRAPVVLVPAGGIWSADESDTVFTMSPETLQRFVAGASVARKLGAPLLYSGGYPEKAAGGRIEEMVRRTAEKIGFSGELLVEGQSRTTWENFLFSSEIIRERGFDEVILVTSGFHLRRSMNSAARFLGSIPVRALSSGRLEGAGRINATDLLPSAAGLRNTSLALRELAGILAYELFGTLKGL, encoded by the coding sequence ATGACCTTTACCTATTTTCTTTACAAGGCAATCGGGGCTTTTTTGACCCTTCCCGGGGTTTTTGTGACCGGCGCACTTCTCGGAGGACTGTTTTTTTACCGCAAAAGCGAAAGGAAGGGGGTTTCCCCTTCTTCTTTCGCTTTTTTCTTTGCCTTTTTTCTGTATGTCTTTTCCATTCCGCTGACAGCCCGTTTTTTCCTCATCCCCCTGGAAGAACCCTATCCGCTGGAAATAAACGGCGCGGAGGGAAGAGCCCCTGTCGTGCTTGTGCCGGCGGGAGGGATCTGGTCCGCCGACGAAAGCGATACCGTCTTCACCATGAGCCCGGAAACCCTTCAGCGATTTGTTGCAGGCGCCTCTGTCGCACGGAAACTGGGCGCTCCCCTTCTCTATTCGGGGGGGTATCCGGAAAAGGCGGCAGGCGGTCGGATAGAAGAAATGGTCCGGCGGACGGCGGAGAAAATCGGTTTTTCAGGCGAGCTGCTTGTAGAAGGACAGTCAAGAACTACCTGGGAGAATTTTCTTTTCTCGTCGGAGATAATCAGGGAGAGGGGATTTGATGAAGTCATTCTGGTGACGTCCGGGTTTCATCTTCGCCGGTCCATGAATTCGGCTGCCCGGTTTCTCGGGTCTATCCCCGTGCGCGCTCTTTCCTCCGGGCGCCTTGAAGGAGCCGGTAGGATCAATGCCACCGATCTGCTTCCCTCAGCAGCGGGGCTGAGAAATACTTCTCTCGCCCTACGGGAGCTTGCAGGCATTCTCGCCTACGAACTTTTCGGCACCCTGAAAGGCCTGTAA
- a CDS encoding GntR family transcriptional regulator has product MEKNPLSPAFNQGLRQIVYEKLREAIVNGAIRPGSKLSEIELAEQMAVSRTPVREAIRQLAQTGLVTLTPRRGAFVTLPSMKDAADLYELRTELEILAVENLCTRPPKNELLKYRKIFEEMTDATPAETYVREDRAFHLMIYQACTNRFLALMLNNISDLINLCRPFSVERSPITRFTWGHLAIIDAVLSGDRPKAREETRAHITTSKNSLLEFLKSHRAELSMEYNYGE; this is encoded by the coding sequence GTGGAAAAGAATCCATTGTCGCCGGCATTCAATCAGGGGCTGCGACAGATTGTGTATGAAAAACTGAGGGAAGCCATTGTCAACGGGGCCATCCGGCCGGGATCGAAGCTTTCAGAGATCGAACTCGCCGAGCAGATGGCGGTTTCACGAACCCCCGTTCGCGAGGCAATCCGGCAGCTGGCCCAGACCGGCCTAGTGACGCTGACCCCCAGGCGTGGAGCTTTTGTTACCCTGCCGAGCATGAAGGATGCGGCCGACCTGTACGAGCTGAGGACGGAACTGGAAATTCTCGCCGTTGAAAATCTGTGTACCCGGCCGCCGAAGAACGAACTTCTGAAATACCGGAAAATTTTCGAAGAAATGACCGATGCCACACCTGCAGAAACCTACGTCAGAGAGGACAGGGCCTTCCACCTGATGATTTATCAGGCCTGCACAAACCGCTTCCTTGCACTGATGCTGAACAATATCTCCGACCTGATCAACCTCTGCAGACCCTTTTCCGTCGAGCGGTCCCCGATCACCCGGTTCACTTGGGGACACCTTGCGATCATAGACGCCGTCCTTTCGGGAGACAGACCGAAGGCGAGGGAGGAAACGAGGGCGCACATTACAACAAGTAAGAACAGCCTTCTTGAATTCCTGAAGAGCCACAGGGCTGAACTCTCCATGGAATATAACTACGGAGAATGA
- the ychF gene encoding redox-regulated ATPase YchF yields the protein MLKCGIIGLPLSGKSTVFNVVTRAGAEVKPYASGKTDPNRAMVNVPDERFDNLVRIFGPRKETPATVEFVDLAGLSRNASKGEGLGNSFLSFVSESDALVHVIRLFENPDVPHPENTIDPVRDWSIVEMELIFRDLGVIENRLSRLKAKKKNIPSEQAEEVLLEKCQACLLEERPLRDLHLTQEEIRTLSGFAFVTLKPEMIVANLDESQTDEHLPLLESLRSLATEKGLSFVRVFGKMEMELADLTPEEQAEFMQDLGVKEPGRNRLITEAYKLLGLISFFTSGKDEVKAWTLRQGETAVDAAGTIHSDLARGFIRAQVVSYDDFVAHEASLAKCREKGVLRLEGKEYKVLDGDMIEIRFNV from the coding sequence GTGCTCAAATGTGGAATAATAGGCCTTCCCCTGAGCGGAAAAAGTACTGTATTCAATGTGGTCACCCGCGCGGGCGCCGAGGTAAAACCCTATGCAAGCGGAAAAACAGACCCTAACAGGGCGATGGTCAACGTGCCGGATGAACGGTTCGACAACCTGGTCCGGATTTTTGGACCGCGGAAAGAAACGCCGGCGACGGTGGAATTCGTGGATCTCGCCGGGCTGTCGAGGAATGCGAGCAAGGGAGAAGGTCTGGGGAATTCTTTTCTCTCCTTCGTCTCCGAATCTGACGCTCTTGTTCATGTGATACGCCTGTTTGAAAACCCGGATGTGCCTCACCCGGAAAATACCATCGATCCAGTAAGGGACTGGTCGATAGTGGAAATGGAGCTTATTTTCCGGGACCTTGGCGTCATCGAGAACAGGCTTTCCAGGCTCAAGGCGAAGAAAAAAAACATCCCCTCCGAACAGGCCGAAGAAGTCCTGCTGGAAAAATGCCAGGCCTGTCTCCTGGAAGAGCGCCCGCTGAGGGACCTCCATCTCACCCAGGAAGAAATTCGCACCTTGAGCGGTTTTGCCTTTGTAACGCTGAAACCGGAAATGATCGTGGCCAATCTTGACGAAAGCCAGACGGATGAACACCTCCCTCTTCTGGAATCACTCCGTTCCCTCGCCACGGAAAAAGGTCTGAGCTTCGTCAGGGTTTTCGGGAAAATGGAAATGGAACTTGCGGACCTCACGCCGGAGGAGCAGGCCGAATTCATGCAGGACCTGGGAGTGAAAGAACCCGGACGAAACCGGCTTATCACCGAAGCCTACAAGCTTCTCGGCCTCATCTCCTTTTTCACTTCCGGCAAAGACGAGGTAAAGGCCTGGACGCTCCGCCAGGGAGAGACAGCCGTTGATGCGGCAGGAACGATCCACTCCGACCTGGCGCGAGGGTTTATCCGCGCCCAGGTGGTTTCCTACGACGATTTTGTCGCCCATGAAGCGTCCCTGGCGAAGTGCCGCGAAAAAGGCGTTCTTCGTCTCGAGGGGAAGGAGTACAAAGTCCTCGACGGGGACATGATAGAAATACGCTTCAATGTCTAG
- a CDS encoding lipid-binding SYLF domain-containing protein — protein sequence MRSKCLTALFLFSILFLWAPSFGEASTPAGRIEDSIRILREMARQKDAETMGELLEQAKGVAIFPSVIKAGLVFGGQYGEGLVLRRDHGTKKWYGPSFATIAGASWGLQIGAQSIALVLVITNDRGLDGFKGNNVKLGGDLAVAAGPVGRRGELGTDYRLRASIYSYSMSKGLFAGLSLEGASITVDRNANQVYWGAPVTPAQAFNKRASNPKVKPLLSEIERIIRTAKSQ from the coding sequence GTGCGAAGCAAATGCCTGACGGCACTCTTTCTGTTTTCAATTCTTTTTCTCTGGGCGCCCTCTTTCGGAGAGGCTTCCACCCCGGCAGGGAGAATAGAGGATTCTATCAGGATCCTCAGGGAAATGGCACGGCAGAAGGATGCCGAAACCATGGGAGAGCTTCTGGAACAGGCGAAAGGGGTTGCCATTTTCCCTTCGGTGATAAAGGCGGGCCTCGTTTTCGGGGGCCAGTACGGAGAAGGTCTCGTTCTGAGGAGGGATCACGGGACGAAAAAATGGTACGGTCCTTCTTTCGCCACTATCGCCGGGGCTTCCTGGGGGCTTCAGATAGGAGCGCAGTCCATAGCCCTTGTGCTGGTCATTACCAATGACAGGGGGCTTGACGGCTTCAAGGGAAACAACGTCAAGCTCGGAGGTGACCTGGCTGTGGCTGCCGGGCCCGTAGGAAGGCGGGGAGAGCTGGGAACGGACTACAGGCTGAGGGCATCGATCTACAGCTATTCCATGTCGAAAGGGCTTTTTGCGGGGCTATCCCTGGAAGGGGCGAGCATTACCGTCGACAGGAACGCAAACCAGGTCTACTGGGGAGCACCGGTCACCCCAGCCCAGGCGTTCAACAAAAGAGCTTCCAACCCAAAGGTCAAACCACTGCTTTCTGAAATCGAACGGATTATCCGGACGGCAAAAAGTCAGTAA
- a CDS encoding ATP-binding protein, translated as MLEDLSHHILDIAENGVNAGADEISVEIDDSAERLLFSVKDNGRGMTEEMVKTVVNPFYTTRTERRVGLGLPFLKQLAELCGGTFSIDSEPGRGTVVTATFLKSSIDLPPLGDIPSTLMTLFIGNPNISWKYTHRRNGKEFTVDSKELREALGGGNPFLEPAIALGVREFIKTNIDELYEKPGKTL; from the coding sequence ATGCTTGAAGACCTTTCCCACCATATCCTTGATATCGCGGAAAACGGAGTGAACGCCGGAGCCGATGAAATATCGGTGGAAATCGACGATTCCGCAGAAAGACTTCTTTTTTCCGTGAAAGACAACGGGCGGGGAATGACGGAAGAAATGGTGAAGACCGTTGTGAATCCCTTCTATACCACGAGGACTGAACGACGGGTGGGACTCGGTCTTCCCTTTCTCAAACAGCTTGCTGAACTGTGCGGCGGAACCTTTTCCATCGACTCGGAACCCGGCAGGGGGACGGTAGTGACGGCCACCTTCCTGAAGTCGTCCATTGATTTGCCCCCCCTCGGAGACATCCCTTCGACCCTCATGACCCTTTTCATCGGGAACCCGAATATTTCATGGAAATATACCCACCGGCGGAACGGGAAAGAATTTACAGTGGACAGCAAGGAGCTCAGGGAAGCCCTCGGGGGAGGGAATCCCTTTCTCGAACCTGCGATCGCCCTGGGAGTCAGGGAATTTATCAAAACGAATATAGACGAACTGTACGAAAAACCTGGAAAAACACTCTGA
- a CDS encoding HAD family hydrolase has translation MSAGITAPFWHPAFSEGFILDWDGVLAETRLNFAPIRAKYFDGKFVPLFEAVETLPPPLGEQLRKDIYDVEMAGAESAVAVEGARELVEWLEGEDIPWCVVSRNCMDSISLAAERAGLTLPPVVRSRDVPPLKPAPEALWSAAEQIGVPSKKCVMVGDFVYDLVGARRAGMRAVLVQRPEAEWKHWADVSFDRLFEFVESLKNPEALVPWEYASLVSQKGADSLLSGRKKGAVLSSKAPDVLSRLLEKAEEGMLFFQLDDQAAHLSPDQWKKLPGLSPVWLDQPLKMAAEYVLEIRFPLASLVEKETSPDGLEWETLSECTGGSLE, from the coding sequence ATGTCCGCAGGCATCACCGCGCCGTTCTGGCATCCGGCTTTTTCTGAAGGTTTCATCCTCGACTGGGATGGAGTTCTTGCTGAAACACGGCTGAACTTTGCCCCCATACGCGCCAAATATTTTGACGGAAAGTTCGTCCCCCTTTTCGAGGCGGTGGAAACCCTCCCTCCCCCTCTTGGAGAACAGCTCAGAAAAGACATCTATGACGTGGAAATGGCGGGCGCTGAATCGGCGGTGGCCGTCGAAGGAGCCCGGGAATTGGTTGAATGGCTCGAAGGGGAAGATATCCCCTGGTGCGTTGTCTCAAGAAACTGCATGGACTCCATATCCCTTGCCGCCGAAAGGGCAGGTCTTACCCTTCCTCCGGTGGTCCGGAGCCGGGACGTGCCGCCTCTGAAACCTGCTCCCGAAGCACTCTGGTCTGCGGCGGAACAGATCGGCGTGCCCTCAAAGAAATGCGTCATGGTGGGAGATTTTGTCTACGATCTCGTGGGTGCCCGCCGGGCAGGAATGCGGGCCGTGCTCGTTCAGCGTCCTGAAGCGGAGTGGAAACACTGGGCGGATGTTTCCTTCGATCGGCTTTTCGAGTTCGTGGAATCCCTCAAAAATCCGGAAGCCCTGGTTCCCTGGGAGTATGCTTCTCTCGTTTCCCAGAAAGGGGCTGACAGCCTTCTCTCGGGACGAAAAAAAGGGGCGGTGCTTTCATCGAAAGCGCCGGACGTTCTTTCCCGGCTCCTGGAAAAAGCGGAGGAGGGAATGCTGTTTTTCCAACTTGACGATCAGGCCGCTCATCTTTCTCCGGACCAGTGGAAAAAACTGCCCGGCCTTTCCCCTGTCTGGCTGGACCAGCCTTTGAAAATGGCGGCTGAATACGTCCTGGAAATCCGTTTCCCCCTTGCCTCCCTTGTAGAGAAAGAAACATCCCCGGACGGGCTGGAGTGGGAAACCCTTTCCGAATGTACAGGAGGGAGCTTGGAATGA
- a CDS encoding NAD(P)H-dependent oxidoreductase subunit E gives MEKIMSMLGIEENGTTDDLRFTLKPVPCLGCRGLSPVVMIVDDIHGRLADDPAKLRACPDDYS, from the coding sequence ATGGAAAAGATAATGAGCATGCTCGGTATTGAGGAGAACGGGACTACGGACGATCTTCGCTTCACGCTGAAGCCCGTCCCGTGCCTTGGATGCCGGGGACTGTCCCCGGTCGTCATGATCGTTGATGACATCCACGGAAGGCTTGCTGACGATCCGGCGAAACTTCGGGCATGTCCCGACGATTATTCCTGA
- a CDS encoding formate/nitrite transporter family protein — MKTPAELAKAACAVSKVKGNLSVRQMMLMGILAGAYVAFAGWLMTVVSHDMTQHFGSGFTRFMSGAVFSVGLMMVVISGSELFTGNCMMPLGYFAGCTPLKKILRNWGWVYTANLIGSILIAVLIYFSGLADNAVGGRALQVAAGKMSLPVIQGFFRGILCNWIVVLAVWMSMAAGDIIGKVWAIFFPIMAFVAGGFEHCIANMYFMSLALLLKGTPAAVSASGLTEQAMSSISLGGFFNNLIPVTIGNMVGGILFVAVFYYFIFQDGLTDLE, encoded by the coding sequence ATGAAAACACCTGCAGAACTTGCAAAAGCGGCGTGCGCGGTATCAAAGGTTAAGGGGAATCTTTCGGTCCGCCAGATGATGCTCATGGGTATTCTAGCGGGAGCGTACGTTGCCTTCGCAGGATGGCTGATGACGGTTGTTTCCCACGACATGACCCAGCACTTCGGCAGCGGATTCACCCGCTTTATGTCCGGCGCCGTGTTCAGTGTGGGGCTCATGATGGTGGTCATAAGCGGTTCGGAACTTTTCACGGGGAACTGCATGATGCCCCTGGGCTATTTCGCCGGCTGCACTCCACTGAAAAAGATCCTCAGGAACTGGGGATGGGTTTACACCGCCAACCTTATCGGCAGCATCCTCATCGCAGTCCTGATTTATTTCTCCGGCCTTGCGGACAACGCGGTCGGCGGAAGGGCACTCCAGGTTGCGGCGGGCAAGATGTCCCTCCCGGTCATCCAGGGATTCTTCCGCGGAATCCTCTGCAACTGGATCGTGGTCCTCGCCGTCTGGATGTCCATGGCGGCCGGTGACATCATCGGAAAGGTCTGGGCGATCTTCTTCCCCATCATGGCCTTTGTTGCAGGCGGTTTTGAGCACTGCATCGCCAACATGTACTTCATGTCTCTCGCCCTTCTTCTCAAGGGGACTCCCGCAGCGGTCAGCGCCTCCGGGCTTACGGAGCAGGCGATGTCCAGTATTTCTCTCGGCGGGTTCTTCAACAACCTCATCCCCGTGACTATTGGGAATATGGTCGGCGGCATCCTGTTTGTCGCTGTCTTTTACTACTTTATTTTCCAGGACGGCCTGACCGATCTCGAATAA